From the Ferrovum sp. PN-J185 genome, one window contains:
- the efp gene encoding elongation factor P, with product MKQAQELRSGNVIMVGKDPMVIQKTEYNKGGRSAAVVKMKLKNLLTGAASEVVYKADDKLDQVILEHKEVTYSYFADPSYVFMDAEYNQFEVDQENMGEALNYLEDGMACEITLYDGRPISVQLPNSLVREIEYTEPAVRGDTSGKVLKPAKLKNGFEIAVPLFCEPGDKIEIDTTTGEYRRRVNS from the coding sequence ATGAAACAAGCTCAAGAATTACGTTCCGGAAACGTTATCATGGTTGGCAAAGACCCCATGGTCATTCAGAAAACAGAATACAATAAAGGTGGTCGTAGTGCTGCTGTTGTTAAAATGAAATTGAAAAATCTACTCACAGGTGCTGCCAGTGAAGTAGTGTACAAAGCTGATGACAAATTAGACCAAGTAATCTTAGAGCACAAAGAAGTTACTTATTCCTATTTTGCTGACCCCTCATATGTATTCATGGATGCTGAATACAATCAATTTGAAGTGGACCAAGAAAATATGGGTGAAGCGCTAAACTATCTTGAAGATGGGATGGCTTGTGAAATCACACTCTATGATGGACGTCCTATTTCTGTTCAGTTACCTAATTCATTAGTTCGTGAAATTGAGTATACAGAACCTGCCGTGCGTGGAGACACCTCTGGCAAAGTGCTAAAACCAGCCAAACTTAAAAATGGTTTTGAAATTGCAGTTCCTTTGTTTTGTGAACCTGGCGACAAAATTGAAATTGATACCACTACCGGTGAGTATCGTCGTCGCGTTAACTCCTAA